In Pseudomonas sp. ADAK18, a single window of DNA contains:
- a CDS encoding nitrate reductase, giving the protein MNRQTTASTCCYCGVGCGVLIEHDGERILGVSGDPTHPANFGKLCSKGSSLHLTGDLTARALYPELRLGKDLARNRTDWDTALEHAANVFADTIAEHGPDSVAFYISGQLLTEDYYSFNKLARALVGTNNIDSNSRLCMSSAVVGYKRSLGADAPPCSYEDLESSDCVLIVGSNMAYAHPILFRRLEEAKARRPQMKVIVVDPRRTDTCDLADQHLAILPGTDVALFHGILHLLLWEDWIDRDFIQAHTEGLAELKKLVHDYTPQMVSQMCGINVEQLRQCAQWIGTSPSFLSLWCMGLNQSTAGSAKNSALINLHLATGTLGREGCGPFSLTGQPNAMGGRETGSLSNLLPGHREAANPEHRAQVAAYWGVEQLPANTGLTAIELFEQIQAGKIKALWIACTNPAQSLPDQNAVRQALATCPFVVLQEAFRTTETAAFADLLLPAASWGEKEGTVTNSERRISHVRRAIVPPGEARPDWAITVDFAQRLERRLRPGLTSVFAFEHPAQIFDEYKMLTRERDLDLSGISHALLDRIGPQQWPFPANAQTGTARLYTDGVFPTENGRARFIADPYRAAKEQRDARFPLTLITGRLRDQWHGMSRTGTAAQLFGHVSEALLGLHPDELRRHRFKEGDLVSLKSRRGSVIVAVSSDDSVRPGQAFLPMHWGDRFLKGGVNALTQPAFDPLSKQPELKHSGVRLEAVQLPWQLFALIEGDVQRHFEALRPLCEGFAYVSLSLAGRERPALLIRAAHGEAPDLQVLQRIDQLLGLNDGPVMAYDDPRRSIGKRVKIEKGRITAIRLAGETLARHWLQSLWLEGRTDEQLRRWLLAPLSAPPGNAAGTARNKTLCNCKNVSESAVCDGIARGLNLNELKQELGCGTQCGSCVPEIKRLLASNPQPIAISL; this is encoded by the coding sequence ATGAACCGCCAGACCACCGCCTCGACCTGCTGCTACTGCGGGGTGGGTTGCGGCGTACTGATTGAGCATGACGGCGAGCGGATTCTCGGTGTCAGCGGTGATCCAACGCACCCGGCCAACTTCGGCAAACTGTGCAGCAAGGGTTCCAGCCTGCACCTGACCGGAGACCTCACGGCACGGGCGCTGTACCCGGAACTACGGCTGGGCAAGGACCTGGCCCGTAACCGCACCGACTGGGATACCGCACTGGAACACGCGGCCAACGTGTTCGCCGACACCATTGCCGAACACGGGCCCGACAGCGTGGCCTTCTACATTTCAGGACAACTGCTGACCGAGGACTACTACAGCTTCAACAAGCTGGCCCGGGCGCTGGTGGGCACCAACAATATCGACAGCAACTCCAGGCTCTGCATGTCATCGGCCGTGGTGGGTTACAAGCGCAGCTTGGGGGCCGATGCGCCGCCGTGCAGCTATGAAGATCTGGAGTCGAGCGACTGTGTACTGATCGTCGGCAGTAACATGGCCTACGCCCATCCGATTTTGTTCCGACGCCTGGAAGAAGCCAAAGCTCGTCGCCCGCAGATGAAAGTGATCGTGGTTGATCCAAGGCGCACCGATACCTGTGATTTGGCGGACCAGCACCTGGCAATTCTGCCTGGTACAGACGTCGCCTTGTTTCATGGGATTTTGCACCTGCTGCTGTGGGAAGACTGGATCGATCGCGACTTTATCCAGGCCCATACCGAAGGTTTGGCCGAACTGAAGAAGCTGGTGCACGACTACACCCCGCAAATGGTGTCGCAGATGTGTGGGATCAACGTTGAGCAACTGCGCCAATGCGCGCAATGGATCGGCACGTCACCCAGTTTTCTATCGCTGTGGTGCATGGGACTTAACCAGTCCACCGCCGGTAGTGCGAAGAACAGTGCGCTGATCAATCTGCATCTGGCTACCGGCACGCTGGGCCGGGAAGGCTGCGGGCCGTTTTCCCTGACCGGTCAGCCTAATGCCATGGGTGGCCGGGAAACCGGCAGCTTGTCGAATCTGCTGCCTGGTCACCGTGAGGCGGCCAACCCGGAACATAGAGCGCAAGTGGCCGCCTATTGGGGCGTCGAACAACTGCCGGCCAATACCGGGCTGACCGCCATCGAACTCTTCGAGCAAATTCAGGCTGGCAAGATCAAGGCGCTGTGGATCGCCTGCACCAACCCCGCGCAATCACTGCCGGACCAGAATGCCGTCCGCCAAGCCTTGGCGACGTGTCCCTTCGTCGTGTTGCAGGAAGCCTTTCGCACCACCGAAACCGCCGCCTTCGCCGACTTGTTGTTACCGGCTGCAAGTTGGGGTGAGAAAGAAGGCACCGTCACCAACTCCGAGCGACGTATTTCCCATGTGCGCCGCGCCATCGTCCCACCGGGAGAGGCACGGCCTGACTGGGCGATCACCGTGGATTTCGCCCAGCGTCTGGAGCGACGGCTGCGGCCTGGATTGACGAGCGTGTTCGCCTTTGAGCACCCGGCGCAGATCTTCGATGAGTACAAGATGCTGACCCGCGAGCGCGACCTGGACCTGTCGGGTATCAGTCACGCCTTGCTCGACCGAATCGGCCCGCAGCAATGGCCTTTTCCGGCCAACGCGCAAACAGGTACCGCGCGGCTGTACACCGACGGCGTCTTTCCTACCGAGAATGGGCGCGCACGTTTTATTGCCGACCCCTACCGGGCAGCCAAGGAACAACGGGACGCGCGCTTCCCCCTGACCCTCATTACCGGCCGCCTGAGGGACCAATGGCACGGTATGAGCCGCACAGGCACCGCTGCGCAACTATTTGGCCATGTCAGCGAAGCCTTGTTGGGCTTGCACCCGGATGAACTGCGGCGCCATCGTTTCAAAGAGGGCGATTTGGTCAGCCTGAAAAGCCGTCGCGGCAGTGTGATTGTGGCGGTATCCAGCGACGACAGCGTGCGACCCGGCCAGGCATTTCTGCCCATGCACTGGGGCGATCGCTTCCTCAAGGGCGGGGTCAATGCCCTCACCCAACCGGCGTTCGATCCCTTGTCGAAACAGCCTGAACTCAAGCACAGCGGTGTACGCCTGGAGGCGGTGCAATTGCCCTGGCAATTGTTCGCGTTGATCGAGGGCGATGTGCAGCGGCATTTTGAAGCATTACGACCGCTGTGCGAGGGCTTTGCCTACGTCAGTTTGAGCCTGGCTGGGCGTGAACGGCCTGCGCTGCTGATTCGCGCGGCCCACGGAGAGGCGCCCGACTTACAGGTACTCCAGCGCATCGACCAACTTCTTGGGCTCAACGATGGCCCAGTCATGGCCTACGACGATCCCCGCCGCTCCATCGGCAAGCGCGTGAAAATCGAGAAGGGTCGTATCACCGCCATCCGGCTAGCCGGAGAAACCCTCGCCCGACACTGGTTGCAAAGCCTGTGGCTGGAAGGCCGGACCGACGAACAACTGCGCCGCTGGCTGTTGGCGCCGTTGAGCGCACCGCCGGGCAACGCCGCAGGGACGGCCCGCAACAAGACCTTATGCAACTGCAAGAACGTCAGCGAAAGCGCCGTCTGTGATGGCATCGCCCGAGGCTTGAACCTGAATGAGCTGAAGCAGGAGCTGGGCTGCGGCACGCAATGCGGTTCCTGTGTACCGGAAATCAAACGTCTATTGGCCAGTAATCCGCAACCAA